Sequence from the candidate division WOR-3 bacterium genome:
AAAGGAAAAGAAACCCTATCCCTATTTTTTAATTTAAAGAGATTAAAAGGTTATTTAAAAATTAATGTTATTCCTTGGGGAGAGGTATATTTAGACGATAAATTTATCGGAATAACCCCTTTCTCTAAAGAGATTATTGTTGAGCCAGGCAAAAGAATATTAAAAATAAAAAATCCCCATTATCCAATTTATCAAGAAACAATTGATTTCAAAAAAGGCGAAATTATTGAAAGAATAATAAAACTAAAATGATTGGTATAAAAAATGTTTATATTTATATAATGAGGCTAATAAAGGTATTTTTCTGTATCTTTCTTTTCACATCTGTTTTCTCTTGGGAAATTAGGAAGCCTTTGAATTTTCCAAGAAGTTATTTAGTGGCTCCTTCGGTAAATGGTAAGATATATGCAATTGGTGGGATAAAAATTAATAATGAAATCACTAATATTGTTGAAGAGTATGACTTTTTTAATGATACTTGGCGGTTAAAAAGGGCAATGCCCCAAAAAAGATATGATATGGGGTTTGCGGTAGTAAATAATAAGATTTATATATTTGGCGGTGTCACCAAAAGCCATTCCGGAAGATTAATCCTTGTTGATGATTTAAATGTTTATGACCCAGAAAGAGATACTTGGATTAGAAAAAGACCTTTGCCTTCACCAAGAGCTGGTGCTATTGGCATTGGTTTGAATAATTATATTTATGTCTTTGGCGGATATGATTTTTCTTATAGTTTTTTAGATGATGTTTTAATTTATGATATTGAAAGGGATACTTGGCTATTTTGCTCTCAGATACCAAGACCAAGGGCAAGGATAAATATCGGTTATTATGAGTCAATAATTCATATTATTGGCGGTGAATATTATGGTCCTTCCTCTCGTCATTATGGTTATAACTTAAGAAATAATCTTTGGGATACCCTTCTCTCCCTACCTTTTGCTCGTTACGGAATTTTAAATACCTATTTAAATAATGAAATCTATCTTATTGGTGGTGAATATTGGTATCAAGGTCGAACATATTTTCTTCGTCGTTTTGATATTTATAATTGTGAAAATAACTATTGGTGTTTAGGAGATTCAATAAATCTTGCGCGGAGTTATGGTGGTTGCGGAATCCTTTCGCTACCTCATGGTAATTTTATTTATGTGGTCGGTGGAAAGACAAGTTCGGGAATTACTGGCAGTTTAGAAATTCATCAGTTATCAGGAATAAAAGAAGAGAAAAAAGAAAATATCAAGAATAATGAAAATTACCAAATCTTAGGAATCTATAATCTTCTTGGTAAAAAGATAACAAAAGAAGATAGAAAGGGAATCTATTTTTATCTAATAAAAGATAAAGAAGGTTATAAATTTAAAAAGAAAATTGTTATTAAATAAAATCCTTTTATTTATATTTTTAATATCTTTACCGCAAGAAAAAGTTACTGAATTAGATTCCCTCTTTTATTATGGTAATTACTTAGAAGTTATCAAAAAAGGTGAAGTTATTCTCAAAGAAAAGGATTTAAATAGAAAAACAAAAGAGAGAGTATTAATTTTAATTTCCCAATCCTATATTATTTTAGGTGATGAAGAAAAAGGTAAAGAATATTTTTTAGAACTATTAAAATTAAATCCGCACTTCAGACTTGACCCAAAGGAGTATTCACCAAAAATAATTGAAGTATTAGAAAAGGTAAGAAAAGAATTAACCATAGAAAAAGAAGAGCATAAGAAAGTAATTGATAAGAAAATATTTATTTATCCTGGCTTATATCAATTAAGAAAAAACGAAAAACTAAAAGGCTATACATTACTATCATTGGAAACTGTTTCTTTATTATCAATATTACCTTCTTATTTTATTATGAAAAATGCCCATCAAAATTACTTAAAAGAAACTGACGAAAACAAAATAGAAGAGAAATATAAATATTACAAAATAACCTATAATATATTTTACTCAACAGTTTTTACTGCTTTCTTTACTTATCTCTTTCATTTAATTGATATAACTTTCTAACTTCTATAATATCTCCTATACTGCTCCCTTTTCAATAGAAAGTAAAGCCCTCCTGTTTTATTAAAATAGAGTTTTAAAGATGTATATGAAAAAAATATTTATTTAGCCATTAAATGAAAATACACCAAGACGTTAAGCACCTCCCTTTTAGGTTTCTTTTTAATAATTTTTTATTAACCAAAACCTTAAAATCTAATATTTTCTTTATTAGATAATGCCGGTAGTTTGATTTCCAATAATTCATAAAATACCTTGGTTTATTAATATCTATTCTCCCCATATATATAATNNNNNNNNNNNNNNNNNNNNNNNNNNNNNNNNNNNNNNNNNNNNNNNNNNNNNNNNNNNNNNNNNNNNNNNNNNNNNNNNNNNNNNNNNNNNNNNNNCTCCCAATCAAAATACACCTAATATTGATTTCCAATTAGTTCGGAGATTTATGCCACCACCAAGAGGAACCGGTTCCATTTCGGGTGTTGTCTTAGATTCCTTAACCAATCAGCCAATCGCCAATGCCCAAGTTGTTGCTATGCTTCATTTAGGTAGAAGACCGAGAATTATTGGTAGAGCAATTACTAATGAGAATGGTGAATATGTTATTGAAAACTTGCCAACCAGCGATTATATTGTTATTGCTCGTGCCTTTAATTATTATCCAAAAAGATATCCGGAATTGGTTCATGTAGAAGATGGTCAGAACACACCAGATATCAATTTCCTTTTAGTTCCAAGAAGTCAAGAGCATAGATATCGTTACGAATTAGAAAACCGAATAAGAGAAAGGATAAGAAGAAGATAATTCAATCTCCTTTTCTCAAAAGGATGGGCAGGGGATATAGTTCCTCTGCCTTTTTTATTTGACATAAAAATAAATTTTTATTATTATATTTCAATGTTTATTTTGAAATGAGATTTTTATTACCAAGCCGGGCGCTTGGAAGGTTTTCTTTTATTTTTATTTTAATTCCCAGAAGTAAAAATTTTTTATTTAAAAGGAGGAAAAAATGGTTAGAAGAGATTTCACAATTAAAGATGTTCAAGAAGTTTATCAAGGTGTTGGTGGTAAACTTTGGGAATTAGTTATGGGCGAACAAATTCATTCGGGTGGCGAAAAGGCTACCGATATTTTGGCACAAGCCTTAGAATTAAAACCAGGGATGCTTGTGTTAGATATTTGCAGTGCCTTAGGTGGACCTGCTCGCCATTTAGCAAAAAAATACGGTGTTAAGGTTGTTGGTTTAGATGCCACACCAAG
This genomic interval carries:
- a CDS encoding carboxypeptidase-like regulatory domain-containing protein, with translation PNQNTPNIDFQLVRRFMPPPRGTGSISGVVLDSLTNQPIANAQVVAMLHLGRRPRIIGRAITNENGEYVIENLPTSDYIVIARAFNYYPKRYPELVHVEDGQNTPDINFLLVPRSQEHRYRYELENRIRERIRRR
- a CDS encoding kelch repeat-containing protein, translating into MIGIKNVYIYIMRLIKVFFCIFLFTSVFSWEIRKPLNFPRSYLVAPSVNGKIYAIGGIKINNEITNIVEEYDFFNDTWRLKRAMPQKRYDMGFAVVNNKIYIFGGVTKSHSGRLILVDDLNVYDPERDTWIRKRPLPSPRAGAIGIGLNNYIYVFGGYDFSYSFLDDVLIYDIERDTWLFCSQIPRPRARINIGYYESIIHIIGGEYYGPSSRHYGYNLRNNLWDTLLSLPFARYGILNTYLNNEIYLIGGEYWYQGRTYFLRRFDIYNCENNYWCLGDSINLARSYGGCGILSLPHGNFIYVVGGKTSSGITGSLEIHQLSGIKEEKKENIKNNENYQILGIYNLLGKKITKEDRKGIYFYLIKDKEGYKFKKKIVIK
- a CDS encoding PEGA domain-containing protein — translated: KGKETLSLFFNLKRLKGYLKINVIPWGEVYLDDKFIGITPFSKEIIVEPGKRILKIKNPHYPIYQETIDFKKGEIIERIIKLK